A single window of Vibrio alfacsensis DNA harbors:
- a CDS encoding DUF1330 domain-containing protein has product MEVLNKLFPSESQVERLKSSPESGEIHLLNLFKFKDKAEYADGRETNLTGKEAYELYGQPMLKVLEKHGAEVVFYSDVTGLILGQVEELWDSFVIVKYPSRQALLEMTSSEEFLALSVHREAGLAGQLNIETKIP; this is encoded by the coding sequence ATGGAAGTTCTGAATAAGCTTTTTCCATCAGAAAGTCAGGTGGAAAGATTAAAATCTTCACCGGAATCAGGTGAAATTCATCTACTAAACCTTTTCAAGTTTAAAGACAAAGCAGAATATGCAGATGGTCGAGAAACTAATCTAACGGGCAAAGAAGCATATGAACTTTATGGCCAACCTATGCTTAAGGTTCTGGAAAAGCATGGCGCTGAGGTTGTCTTCTATTCAGATGTGACTGGTCTTATTCTTGGTCAAGTTGAAGAACTTTGGGACTCATTTGTCATTGTAAAATATCCATCTCGCCAAGCGCTCCTTGAAATGACGTCATCCGAAGAGTTTTTAGCTTTAAGCGTGCACCGTGAAGCTGGGTTAGCAGGGCAGTTGAACATAGAAACGAAGATCCCTTGA